One window of Medicago truncatula cultivar Jemalong A17 chromosome 2, MtrunA17r5.0-ANR, whole genome shotgun sequence genomic DNA carries:
- the LOC112419333 gene encoding uncharacterized mitochondrial protein AtMg00310-like, which translates to MDIFGVQAVLGTGKNLGLPYVVGRDRNATFSYIKDRVWKKINSWSSKCLSKAGREVMIKSVRQAILLYVMSIFQLSSTLIDTIEKMMNSFWWDHGRTTQRGINWMRWERLSVPKVHAGMGFKNLSAFNLAMLGKQG; encoded by the coding sequence ATGGACATTTTTGGGGTCCAGGCAGTTTTGGGAACTGGTAAAAATTTGGGTTTACCGTATGTGGTGGGCAGGGATCGTAATGCAACTTTCTCCTATATCAAAGACCGTGTCTGGAAGAAAATAAATTCTTGGAGTAGTAAATGTTTATCTAAGGCAGGGCGCGAAGTTATGATCAAATCCGTTCGACAGGCTATTCTGTTGTATGTCATGAGTATTTTTCAACTGTCGTCCACTCTTATTGACACTATTGAAAAGATGATGAATTCTTTTTGGTGGGATCATGGTAGAACTACTCAGCGAGGTATTAACTGGATGAGGTGGGAGAGGTTATCTGTTCCTAAGGTCCACGCTGGTATGGGTTTCAAGAATCTCTCCGCTTTCAATTTGGCTATGCTTGGTAAGCAAGGGTGA
- the LOC112419334 gene encoding homeobox-leucine zipper protein HDG11-like, whose product MDYSIGGGSESGEEVNGNFRDDGKKPSHKRLTSAQTSILKNFMKECHHPDEAQRCQLAVKIGLEPKQIKSWFQNKRAMLKHQHERETNGTLRRENDKIRNENLKIKEELKAKICLDCGGSPFPMKDHQNFVQEMKQENAQLKQECEKVSSLLASYMEKKISRPEFEQALKSIKSFPRDYECSSHMQGNLVMWGGVLGQTSTQNYDAQKITMSQVVDAAMDELVRLVRVDEPFWVKPSNTQDGYTLHRENYEQVFPKNNHFKGAYVCEESSKYSGLVKISGIELVGMFLDLY is encoded by the exons ATGGATTACTCAATAGGAGGTGGCAGTGAGTCCGGTGAAGAAGTCAATGGTAACTTTCGAGATGATGGAAAAAAACCTTCTCACAAACGTCTTACCTCCGCTCAAACATCCATACTTAAAAA TTTCATGAAGGAATGCCACCATCCAGACGAGGCACAACGATGTCAATTGGCTGTGAAAATTGGGCTTGAGCCCAAACAAATCAAGTCTTGGTTTCAGAATAAGAGAGCTATGTTGAAG CATCAACATGAGCGAGAAACAAATGGTACTCTTCGTCGGGAGAATGACAAGATTCGTAACGAGAACCTCAAAATAAAAGAGGAACTGAAAGCCAAAATTTGCTTAGATTGTGGGGGTTCACCATTTCCTATGAAAGACCATCAAAATTTCGTGCAGGAGATGAAGCAAGAAAATGCTCAGCTGAAACAAGAG TGTGAGAAAGTGTCTAGCCTTCTTGCAAGTTACATGGAGAAAAAGATATCACGACCGGAATTTGAGCAAGCTCTTAAGTCTATAAAATCATTTCCAAGAGACTATGAATGCTCAAGTCATATGCAAGGTAATCTAGTTATGTGGGGAGGTGTGCTAGGGCAAACCTCAACACAAAACTATGATGCACAAAAGATAACTATGTCTCAAGTTGTAGATGCTGCAATGGATGAATTGGTTAGGCTTGTGAGAGTTGATGAGCCTTTTTGGGTCAAACCTTCAAATACTCAAGATGGGTACACTCTTCATCGTGAAAATTATGAGCAAGTTTTTCCCAAGAACAATCATTTTAAAGGTGCATATGTGTGCGAAGAATCTTCCAAATATTCAGGATTGGTGAAGATTAGTGGCATAGAGTTGGTTGGCATGTTTCTCGACTTG TACTAA
- the LOC11407638 gene encoding homeobox-leucine zipper protein HDG11-like, with the protein MCERSLGSNVEAIPVEETIGVIQTLEGRNSVIKLADRMVKMFCECLTMPGQVELNHLTLDSIGGVRVSIRATTDDDASQPNGTVVTAATTLWLPLPAQKVFEFLKDPTKRSQWNGLSCGNPMHEIAHISNGPYHGNCISVIKSFIPTQRQMVILQESFTSSVGSYVIYAPIDRKTMDVALRGEDSKELPILPYGLIVCSKNQANLNAPFGASKSIEDGSLITLAAQTYAIGQVLNVDSLNDINSQLASTILNVKDALMSSI; encoded by the exons ATGTGCGAGAGATCTTTAGGCTCTAATGTTGAAGCAATACCTGTTGAAGAAACTATAGGAG TGATCCAAACACTTGAAGGGAGGAATAGTGTGATAAAGCTTGCTGATAGAATGGTGAAGATGTTTTGTGAATGCTTAACAATGCCTGGTCAAGTGGAATTGAACCATTTAACTCTTGATAGCATTGGTGGGGTTAGAGTCTCTATTCGCGCAACCACCGACGATGATGCAAGCCAGCCAAATGGCACTGTTGTTACTGCTGCTACCACCCTTTGGCTCCCTCTGCCTGCTCAGAAAGTTTTTGAATTCCTCAAAGATCCTACAAAACGATCACAG tGGAATGGTCTTTCTTGTGGAAATCCAATGCATGAAATTGCACACATTTCAAATGGACCCTATCATGGCAACTGCATTTCAGTTATTAAG TCATTCATCCCTACTCAGAGGCAAATGGTGATTCTACAAGAAAGTTTCACATCATCCGTGGGGTCATATGTTATATATGCTCCAATTGACAGAAAAACTATGGATGTGGCTTTAAGAGGTGAAGACTCCAAAGAGTTACCAATCCTTCCATATGGTCTTATTGTCTGTTCAAAGAACCAAGCAAATCTTAATGCACCATTTGGAGCATCTAAGAGCATTGAAGATGGCTCATTGATTACTTTGGCAGCCCAAACATATGCAATTGGCCAAGTGCTTAATGTGGATTCTCTTAATGATATCAACAGTCAATTGGCATCTACTATTCTAAATGTGAAGGATGCTCTTATGAGTTCTATTTAA
- the LOC11415941 gene encoding translocase of chloroplast 120, chloroplastic yields the protein MDNEGEKERGDVGVVEESVVGSNEVKNLEGEEVFEEAIDPLKHFDNQGAGAVGSLPSDLVDVAATVSSLPSDSVDEIGDNVEELDNFHESVGVVDEFVEHLNEEGVEVIDNQEESVDQQVKLYSAFLDGTEETEDGVSCEESNGTKDDCSGGKELADLNTDGSTVFQEGRELVNGNSGLSSEEIENEDVEFVTPRQNGGMVLENGSTDKVGYAVDELHTEFGSDEEMRNQGAEAGYLKESGLDPDVGDDKIEEQFNASGDLSSEILDDTGEKAHRHSAHEDLEPRHKIFTEVEDETIDTDIIHKDTNDKETGISDSQSTECKVYSNDETEDDDAGSNSEHLETIGEIVGSSLAVDERKVIETSGISSLSENSFASETPTVQATAADSGEESTKVYQSQISNDENHENLSVVERSEVIETGKSSPALDERKVTETVGSSFPSENSFANEMPSVQATAADSEEGSTKVYLSQISNEENQGDNEKSSVVVEPEKIPENNVKEKQTTQITKEQNSELDSSSGKSVATSTPLVRPVGLGPAAPLLEPAPRVAQQPRVNYTVSNTQSQRMEDSSSGEPEATSTPVVRPVGLGPAAPLLEPAPRVAQQPRVNYTVSNTQSQRMEDNSSGEPEENDETREKLQMIRVKFLRLANRFGQTPHNVVVAQVLYRLGLAEQLRGRNGGRVGAFSFDRASAMAEQLESAGQEPLDFSCTIMVLGKSGVGKSSTINSIFDEVKFNTDAFHMGTKKVQDVVGMVQGIKVRVIDTPGLLPSWSDQPHNEKILHSVKRFIKKTPPDIVLYLDRLDMQSRDFSDMPLLRTITDIFGPPIWFNAIVVLTHAASAPPDGPNGTPSSYDMFVTQRSHVVQQAIRQAAGDMRLMNPVSLVENHSACRTNTAGQRVLPNGQVWKPQLLLLSFASKILAEANALLKLQDNPREKPYTARARAPPLPFLLSSLLQSRPQLKLPEDQFSDEDSLNDDLDEPSDSGDETDPDDLPPFKPLTKAQIRNLSRAQKKAYLDEVEYREKLFMKKQLKYEKKQRKMMKEMAESVKDLPSDYVENVEEESGGAASVPVPMPDMSLPASFDSDTPTHRYRHLDSSNQWLVRPVLETHGWDHDVGYEGLNVERLFVLKDKIPVSFSGQVTKDKKDANVQMEMTSSVKYGEGKATSLGFDMQTVGKDLAYTLRSETKFCNFLRNKATAGLSFTLLGDALSAGVKVEDKLIANKRFKLVIAGGAMTGRDDVAYGGSLEAQLRDKNYPLGRSLSTLGLSVMDWHGDLAVGCNLQSQIPIGRYTNLVARANLNNRGAGQISIRLNSSEQLQIALIGLIPLLKKVIGYSQKLQFGQDY from the coding sequence ATGGATAATGAAGGAGAAAAGGAGAGGGGGGATGTTGGTGTGGTTGAAGAGAGTGTTGTGGGATCTAATGAGGTGAAGAATTTGGAAGGAGAGGAGGTTTTTGAGGAGGCGATAGACCCATTAAAGCATTTTGATAATCAGGGTGCTGGTGCTGTTGGTTCATTGCCTTCGGATTTGGTTGATGTTGCTGCTACCGTTAGTTCATTGCCTTCGGATTCGGTTGATGAAATTGGTGATAACGTAGAAGAATTGGATAATTTTCATGAGTCGGTGGGGGTTGTTGATGAGTTTGTTGAACATTTGAACGAGGAGGGAGTTGAAGTGATTGATAATCAGGAGGAGTCTGTGGATCAGCAGGTGAAGCTTTATAGCGCTTTTCTAGATGGTACTGAAGAGACTGAGGATGGAGTATCTTGTGAGGAATCGAATGGTACCAAGGATGATTGTAGTGGGGGAAAGGAGTTAGCTGATTTAAACACTGATGGAAGCACAGTGTTTCAGGAGGGCAGAGAATTGGTGAATGGAAACTCAGGTTTATCAAGTGAGGAGATTGAAAATGAGGATGTTGAATTTGTGACGCCTAGACAAAATGGTGGTATGGTTTTGGAAAATGGAAGCACGGACAAGGTGGGGTATGCTGTTGATGAATTGCATACAGAATTTGGATCCGATGAGGAAATGAGAAACCAGGGTGCTGAGGCTGGGTATTTGAAAGAGAGTGGCTTGGATCCCGATGTTGGAGATGACAAGATAGAGGAACAGTTCAATGCTTCAGGTGATCTTTCTAGTGAAATTCTAGATGATACAGGTGAAAAAGCACACAGACATTCAGCTCATGAGGATCTAGAACCTCGTCATAAAATATTTACAGAAGTGGAGGACGAGACCATTGACACTGATATAATCCACAAGGATACAAATGACAAAGAAACGGGAATATCTGATAGTCAGAGTACTGAATGCAAAGTTTATAGTAATGATGAAACTGAGGATGATGATGCCGGATCAAATTCAGAGCATCTGGAAACAATTGGTGAAATAGTAGGATCTTCTCTGGCCGTGGATGAAAGAAAAGTGATTGAAACTTCTGGTATCTCGTCCCTATCAGAAAATTCTTTTGCTAGTGAGACGCCGACTGTTCAGGCTACTGCAGCTGATTCAGGAGAAGAGAGTACAAAGGTTTACCAATCTCAGATTTCTAATGACGAAAATCATGAAAACTTATCTGTTGTCGAAAGAAGCGAAGTGATTGAAACAGGAAAATCTTCTCCGGCTTTGGATGAAAGGAAAGTGACCGAAACTGTCGGAAGCTCATTCCCATCAGAAAATTCTTTTGCTAATGAGATGCCATCTGTTCAGGCTACTGCAGCTGATTCAGAAGAAGGGAGTACAAAGGTTTACCTGTCTCAGATTTCTAATGAAGAAAATCAAGGAGATAATGAAAAATCGTCTGTTGTTGTGGAGCCTGAAAAGATACCAGAGAATAACGTGAAAGAGAAGCAAACCACTCAGATCACTAAAGAACAGAATAGTGAGCTTGATTCCTCATCTGGAAAATCTGTTGCTACTAGCACCCCGCTTGTTCGTCCTGTTGGCCTTGGACCTGCTGCTCCATTACTGGAACCTGCACCTAGGGTTGCGCAGCAGCCACGGGTCAATTATACTGTATCTAATACACAGTCCCAGAGAATGGAAGACTCCTCAAGCGGGGAGCCTGAGGCTACTAGCACCCCGGTTGTTCGTCCTGTTGGCCTTGGACCTGCTGCTCCATTACTGGAACCTGCACCTAGGGTTGCGCAGCAGCCACGGGTCAATTATACTGTATCTAATACACAGTCCCAGAGAATGGAAGACAACTCAAGCGGGGAGCCTGAGGAGAATGACGAGACTCGAGAGAAACTTCAAATGATTAGGGTGAAGTTTTTGCGGCTGGCTAATAGGTTTGGGCAGACACCCCACAATGTTGTTGTAGCACAAGTTCTTTATAGATTAGGACTGGCTGAGCAACTTAGAGGGAGGAATGGGGGCCGTGTTGGCGCTTTTAGCTTTGATCGTGCAAGTGCGATGGCCGAGCAACTCGAATCAGCAGGTCAAGAACCACTTGATTTCTCTTGTACAATAATGGTTCTTGGAAAGTCAGGAGTTGGAAAAAGTTCAACTATCAATTCTATCTTTGACGAGGTTAAATTTAATACGGATGCTTTTCATATGGGAACAAAAAAGGTTCAGGATGTTGTGGGCATGGTACAAGGCATTAAAGTCCGGGTCATTGATACACCAGGACTTCTACCTTCTTGGTCAGACCAGCCACACAATGAGAAGATCCTGCACTCTGTCAAACGTTTTATTAAGAAAACCCCTCCAGATATTGTGCTTTATCTAGATAGATTAGATATGCAGAGCCGGGATTTTAGTGATATGCCTCTCTTACGCACAATAACTGACATTTTTGGACCACCCATATGGTTCAATGCTATTGTGGTTTTGACTCATGCAGCATCGGCTCCACCTGATGGCCCTAATGGTACTCCTTCCAGTTATGACATGTTTGTTACACAGCGCTCTCATGTTGTGCAGCAAGCCATTCGTCAAGCAGCTGGTGATATGCGTCTCATGAATCCTGTATCGTTGGTGGAGAACCACTCTGCATGTAGAACTAATACGGCTGGACAAAGAGTGTTGCCTAATGGGCAGGTTTGGAAACCTCAGCTGCTACTCTTATCTTTTGCGTCAAAAATTCTGGCTGAAGCAAATGCTCTTCTTAAGTTACAAGATAATCCACGTGAAAAACCTTACACAGCGCGCGCAAGAGCGCCACCATTACCGTTTCTCTTGTCATCCCTTCTGCAGTCAAGGCCGCAATTAAAATTGCCAGAGGATCAATTCAGTGACGAGGATAGTCTCAATGACGATCTTGATGAACCATCAGATTCTGGTGATGAAACAGACCCTGATGATTTACCCCCATTTAAACCTTTGACAAAGGCCCAGATCAGAAACCTTTCTAGAGCTCAGAAGAAAGCATATCTAGACGAGGTTGAGTACCGAGAAAAACTCTTCATGAAGAAACAACTAAAGTATGAAAAAAAGCAGCGGAAGATGATGAAGGAAATGGCAGAATCGGTGAAAGATCTGCCCAGTGACTATGTAGAAAATGTGGAGGAAGAAAGTGGTGGTGCAGCCTCTGTTCCTGTTCCCATGCCTGATATGTCCTTGCCTGCTTCCTTCGATTCTGATACTCCCACGCACCGGTATCGTCATCTTGATTCATCCAACCAGTGGCTTGTACGACCTGTCCTAGAAACTCACGGCTGGGATCATGATGTGGGTTATGAAGGCTTAAATGTCGAAAGATTGTTTGTTCTTAAAGACAAGATACCAGTGTCTTTTAGTGGTCAAGTTACCAAGGATAAAAAGGATGCTAATGTTCAGATGGAAATGACAAGTTCGGTTAAATATGGTGAAGGGAAAGCAACATCGTTAGGTTTTGACATGCAGACTGTTGGGAAAGACTTGGCTTACACATTACGTAGCGAGACAAAATTTTGTAACTTTCTGAGAAATAAGGCAACTGCTGGTCTCTCATTTACTCTCTTGGGTGATGCCTTGTCAGCTGGAGTTAAAGTTGAAGATAAGTTGATTGCTAATAAGCGATTCAAGTTGGTTATTGCTGGTGGTGCAATGACAGGGCGTGATGATGTTGCTTATGGTGGCAGTTTGGAGGCCCAGTTGAGGGATAAAAATTACCCTCTAGGACGCTCATTATCAACGCTTGGGCTTTCTGTTATGGATTGGCATGGAGATCTTGCTGTTGGGTGCAATTTACAATCACAAATTCCCATTGGACGGTATACGAACCTTGTTGCACGAGCCAATTTGAACAATCGTGGGGCTGGACAAATTAGCATTCGATTGAATAGTTCAGAACAGCTTCAAATTGCTTTGATTGGCCTAATCCCTCTACTTAAGAAGGTTATTGGTTATTCTCAAAAATTGCAGTTTGGACAAGATTATTGA